From Denitrovibrio acetiphilus DSM 12809, the proteins below share one genomic window:
- a CDS encoding NapH/MauN family ferredoxin-type protein: MDKYKKKVTLNNTGLVDSLFIRHNAKTKLSLRAFRWLSVFLITMLFVLSYHADIQMLEGTLVGSRFIGFHLIDPTVFLQYMFASHMFPVNLVIGTFTIVFFYLIFGRAFCSWVCPYGLISELGEKLNNILVTKKIVKPHTPPKYMNAVFFALFMLLSFATGYLIFETINPVGIISRVILYGTWGSIVILVLIFMLEILVGRRIWCRAVCPVGFVYGLLNIVSAVKVHYGTDCDNCGSCRSVCHVPHVLESTGKGVEKYITHIDCTMCGRCIDVCHNDTLTYKSRLKKLV; encoded by the coding sequence ATGGATAAATACAAAAAAAAGGTAACATTGAACAATACTGGTCTGGTGGACAGTCTTTTCATAAGACATAACGCAAAGACAAAACTTTCTTTACGTGCTTTCCGCTGGCTGTCAGTTTTTCTGATTACTATGCTTTTTGTGCTGTCATACCACGCTGATATTCAGATGCTTGAGGGGACATTGGTTGGGTCGCGGTTTATCGGATTTCACCTGATAGATCCTACTGTTTTTTTGCAGTATATGTTTGCCTCTCATATGTTTCCTGTAAATCTTGTCATAGGAACGTTTACTATTGTTTTCTTTTATCTGATCTTTGGCAGAGCGTTTTGTTCGTGGGTTTGCCCTTACGGATTGATCAGCGAGCTTGGAGAAAAACTTAACAATATACTCGTTACTAAAAAAATAGTTAAACCGCATACTCCTCCGAAATATATGAACGCCGTATTTTTTGCGCTATTCATGTTGCTGAGTTTTGCGACAGGATATTTGATTTTTGAAACAATCAACCCGGTGGGGATAATAAGCCGGGTTATTTTGTACGGCACATGGGGCTCAATAGTGATTCTGGTACTGATATTTATGCTGGAAATATTGGTCGGTAGACGCATTTGGTGCAGAGCTGTTTGTCCTGTGGGTTTTGTCTATGGGCTTCTGAATATAGTCTCCGCAGTGAAAGTACATTATGGCACTGACTGCGATAACTGCGGTTCATGCCGGTCTGTGTGCCATGTTCCGCATGTTCTTGAAAGCACAGGGAAAGGCGTGGAAAAGTATATCACCCATATCGATTGTACCATGTGCGGCAGATGTATTGATGTATGCCACAACGATACTCTGACATATAAAAGCAGACTCAAAAAACTGGTGTAA
- a CDS encoding ATP-binding cassette domain-containing protein, protein MIEIKELVKKFGDQTVLNSINLTVSDKEKLMILGQNGAGKTTLMRCILGEYKPDAGSIVINGYQTIEERVKSLEKISFVPQLPPPLRQTVRELINYSSSLTGFDKGSIANFCQKMDLDIEPHYKKPFFKLSGGMKQKVLISIALARDSNVLIFDEPTANLDLKGRERFYDLINEYCMDKILMFISHRVEDLAGLANRKIELDIGKIVSDEKI, encoded by the coding sequence ATGATAGAGATAAAAGAACTTGTAAAAAAATTTGGTGATCAGACGGTACTGAATAGTATAAATCTGACTGTTTCCGATAAAGAAAAACTGATGATCCTCGGACAAAACGGAGCAGGGAAAACTACTCTGATGCGCTGCATTTTAGGCGAATATAAACCTGATGCCGGAAGTATTGTAATTAACGGCTATCAGACAATTGAGGAAAGAGTGAAGTCTCTTGAAAAAATATCTTTTGTCCCTCAGCTCCCACCTCCTCTGAGGCAGACTGTGAGAGAGCTTATTAACTATTCTTCAAGTCTGACAGGTTTTGACAAAGGGAGCATTGCTAATTTTTGTCAAAAAATGGATCTGGATATTGAGCCTCATTACAAAAAACCATTCTTTAAACTCTCTGGAGGGATGAAACAGAAAGTTCTTATAAGCATAGCGCTTGCCAGAGATTCAAATGTACTGATATTTGATGAACCCACAGCGAATCTCGACCTGAAAGGTAGAGAACGGTTCTATGATCTGATAAATGAATACTGCATGGATAAGATACTTATGTTTATAAGTCACAGGGTTGAGGATCTTGCCGGGCTTGCCAACAGAAAGATTGAGCTTGATATAGGAAAGATTGTCAGTGATGAGAAAATTTAA
- a CDS encoding c-type cytochrome: MNKTMIIIGVLLILAFGFLLVQEFSSVESETVVSQPEAQEVGQSSEQPSVTEESLKKQVVSELSNEPGRAERSKNYLVKCAPCHSRDGSGPVGAAIKGMKKDILLKKLNDYKHGRVENSMMSGLMRNMTDEEINELAEEISGF; the protein is encoded by the coding sequence ATGAATAAAACTATGATAATAATAGGTGTTTTGCTAATACTTGCTTTTGGTTTCTTACTTGTTCAGGAGTTTTCCTCTGTTGAAAGTGAAACGGTGGTTTCCCAGCCTGAAGCGCAGGAGGTGGGGCAGAGCTCAGAGCAGCCTTCGGTCACCGAGGAAAGCCTGAAAAAACAAGTTGTAAGTGAGCTCAGTAATGAGCCAGGCAGAGCCGAGCGCAGTAAAAATTATCTCGTTAAGTGTGCTCCCTGCCACAGTCGCGACGGTTCAGGACCAGTGGGGGCAGCTATCAAGGGTATGAAGAAGGATATTTTACTGAAAAAACTCAATGACTATAAACACGGCAGAGTTGAAAACTCCATGATGAGCGGACTTATGAGGAATATGACGGATGAAGAGATAAACGAATTGGCTGAGGAGATATCAGGGTTTTAG
- a CDS encoding c-type cytochrome, which yields MKHLVFVFSFLLLIGCTEEKQNLTPDEPGEVQVITGDITDMSKDIFYGYSSKGEHIVKYAPDGEENATTRAVGAVVTAKSTPYGSIGLNMIEKKLGKSYVVKCAPCHDDYANGVIGPSLLDKDDKQIYQMITKYRKNEEKNTLMQRFVNKMTDEEIREIAVRIKEFNDEVKRSGL from the coding sequence ATGAAGCATTTAGTTTTTGTTTTTTCTTTTTTGCTTCTTATAGGCTGTACAGAGGAAAAGCAGAATCTCACTCCAGATGAACCGGGGGAAGTACAGGTGATAACCGGTGATATCACAGATATGTCGAAAGACATCTTCTACGGCTATAGCTCAAAAGGCGAGCATATCGTTAAATATGCCCCTGACGGTGAAGAGAATGCAACCACAAGAGCAGTGGGCGCTGTTGTTACAGCAAAAAGTACGCCTTATGGAAGTATAGGTCTTAATATGATCGAAAAAAAGCTGGGTAAAAGTTACGTGGTGAAATGTGCTCCATGTCACGACGACTATGCTAACGGGGTTATAGGTCCGTCTCTGCTGGATAAAGACGACAAGCAGATTTATCAAATGATAACTAAATACCGGAAAAACGAAGAGAAAAATACATTGATGCAGAGGTTTGTCAATAAAATGACAGATGAAGAGATACGTGAAATAGCAGTCCGTATCAAAGAATTTAACGATGAAGTCAAACGGAGCGGATTATGA